ATAACACTTTGGGCGCGGACACGACCGTGGTCGAGGTGATGGATCGAGTGCTGCCTGTAGAAGATGCCGAGATCAGTGCATTTGCCAAGAAAGCTTTCACCAAGCAGGGCATGACCATCATGGAAAAGGCGATGGTTAAACAATTGGACCGCGCCAAGGGCAAGGTGACTGCGCATATCGAGGTGAAAGGCAAGGTTGAGAAACACGATTTTGACACGGTGATCTCGGCCGTGGGCATCGTCGGTAATGTGGAAAACCTCGGGCTTGAAGCCTTGGGTGTGAAGATCGACCGCACGCACGTGGTCACCGATGAATACTGCCGCACTGGGGTAGACGGGCTTTACGCTATAGGTGATATCGCCGGGGCGCCCTGGCTGGCACACAAAGCCAGCCACGAAGGCGTGATGGTAGCTGAGCTGATCGCGGGCAAACACGCACATCCGGTGAAGCCTGAAAGCATCGCGGGCTGCACCTATTGCCAGCCTCAGGTCGCTTCGGTTGGATATAGCGAAGCCAAGGCCAAAGAGCTGGGTTATGACATCAAGGTCGGACGCTTCCCGTTCATCGGCAACGGCAAGGCCATCGCGCTTGGTGAGCCCGAGGGACTGATCAAGACCGTCTTCGATGCCAAGACCGGGGAATTGCTCGGAGCACACATGATCGGTGCCGAAGTCACAGAGCTTATTCAGGGCTATGTGGTCGGTCGCCAGTTGGAAACCACTGAAGAAGACCTGATGAACACCGTCTTCCCGCATCCGACGCTGTCTGAAATGATGCATGAAAGCGTGCTGGATGCCTATGGACGCGTGATCCACATGTAAGGCCAGGGGGCTCTGCCCCCGCCGCGGCAAGCCGCGACTCCCCCGAGATACTTATAGCCAGATGAAGCAGGGGATCCGTACTTCATCTGGCCGAAAATACCTCGGAGCGCGAGGCAGAGCCTCGCAAAGGATCCTCATTTATTTATTGCTTCCAATATACGGGCCCACGAGCGGATGCCTTTGTGGAAGCTTTTGACGTCGTATTTCTCGTTCGGCGAGTGGATGGCATCATCGTCATTGGCATACCCAACCAGCATCGAATCCAGCCCCAACACTGTATTGAAATATCCAACCACCGGGATTGATCCGCCCATCCCGGTGAAAACGGCCTCGCGATTCCACTCGTCCGAAAGTGCTCTGCGGGCCGCTTCGAATTCTGGGCGGCTAAGGTTCATCACCGAAGCAGGAGAGCCTTCGAGATCACTGTCCCAGACCACTTTTGCATCCGTAGACAGGCGCTCTTCGACATGTTTGCGGATCCTTTTGCGGAGCGCATCCGGGTCCATGTCGCCGACCAGGCGGCAGGTGATCTTGCAATGTGCCTCGGACGGGATAACGGTCTTGGAGCCCGCGCCGTTGTAACCTCCCCAAAGGCCATTCACTTCGAGTGTGGGTCGCGCCCATTGTTGTTCCAGCGTGGAATAGCCTGTTTCACCGTGCGGCTCGGTATAGCCAACCGAATTCAGGTATTCCGCTTCATCAAACCCGCAATTCTCCCATTGGCGCAACTGCTCGGCCGGGACTTCGTGTACGCCTTCGTAAAAACCTTCGACCGCGACGCGGCCGGTTTCTTCATCATAGAAGGATGCGACGATGCACGACAGTTCCCGCAGCGGGTTCAGACCCGGCCCGCCATAGTGGCCCGAATGCAGGTCGATGCGGGGACCGATGATTGTGAATTCATCCTTGAGCATGCCGCGCAATTGCGACGCTATCGAAGGCACCCCCCGCGACACCATCGAAGTATCACAGACCAGCGCGAGATCCGCCTGAAGCTCGGATTTGTTTGCTTTGAGAAATGGCACGAGTGAGGGCGACCCGGATTCTTCCTCACCTTCGAAGAAAAACGTGATGCGGCAGGGCAGGGTGCCATGCACTGCTTTCCAGGCGCGGCAGGCCTCGACGAAGGTCATCAGTTGGCCTTTGTCGTCAGAAGCGCCGCGCCCGCGTATCACCTGTCCGTGTGGAGTGTCTTCCAAAGCCGGATCGAAAGGATCGCGTGTCCACAGCTCCAGCGGATCGACAGGTTGCACATCATAGTGTCCATAGAACAGAACATGCGGCCCACCGCTGTCCTCACCGACATGGCCAACGACCATGGGATGTCCCGGAGTTTCGCGCTTTTCGGCTGCAATACCGATACTTTTCAGATCCGCCACCAGCCAATCGGCAGCCTGGTCGACTTGGTCCTTGAAGGCCGGGTCAGTCGAGATGGAGGGAATGCGCAGAAACTCCATCAGGCGGTCGATGGAGGTGGTCAGATCGGTATCGATCCGGCTCAGTACAGCGTCAAGCGACATAGGGGTCTCCTGGGAAGGTCTTGAAATTGGACAGAGCCTATCAGCATGGGCGGTACCGTCCAGCAGGTTTCTGTGCTGGATCTGGGGGAAAGGCCTGCGGCGTTTCCTCGCGTCTTGTGGTCGTAACTTTGCTTGTCGGTTTAGGCGTTTGGCGTTATTTGATGCAAATCAAAGTTGGGTTCGGCTGTTCGGCTGTAGGCCAGTTGGACAGATGAACGCGACGCCATACTTCCAGCCCGGCTTGTGAAGTGGCGAAAAAAGTCGCCCGGGGCTATAATAACCGGGCATCCAAGGAGGGTCCGTTGGACTATACTGCTCAGCTCGATACAGCGATTGCCAGGCTGCATGACGAAGGACGTTATCGGACCTTTATCGATATTGAACGTCGGAACGGTCATTTTCCGCATGCGGTACGGACTTGTCCCGATGGTTCGCAGCAGAACATCACCGTGTGGTGTGGCAATGATTATTTGGGCATGGGTCAGAATCCTGTTGTTTTGGAGGCCATGCACGAGGCGGTGGAGGCCGCAGGCGCAGGCTCGGGCGGGACGCGCAACATTTCAGGCACGACAGTCTATCACAAACGGCTGGAAGCTGAATTGGCGGACTTGCACGGCAAAGAAGCCGCACTGCTATTCACCAGTGCCTATATCGCCAATGACGCGACACTCAGCACTCTGCCAAAATTGTTCCCCGGCCTGATTATATATTCCGATGCACTGAACCATGCGTCGATGATCGAAGGCGTGCGCCGCAACGGGGGTGCCAAACGCATCTTCCGCCACAATGACGTGGCACATCTGCGTGAGTTGCTTGAGGCTGATGACCCTGCAGCCCCCAAGCTGATCGCGTTTGAGTCGGTCTATTCGATGGATGGCGATTTCGGACCCATTGAAGAGATTTGCGATCTGGCCGATGAATTCGGTGCTTTGACCTATATTGATGAGGTTCACGCGGTTGGCATGTACGGCCCCCGCGGCGGGGGCGTAACCGAGCGTGATCGGTTGGCGCATCGCATTGACATCATCAACGGAACGCTGGCCAAAGCCTACGGTGTCATGGGTGGTTATATCGCCGCCAGCGCTAAGATGTGCGATGCCATCCGGTCCTATGCGCCGGGCTTCATCTTCACTACCTCGCTGCCTCCTGCGGTTGCGGCAGGGGCGGCAGCCTCGGTGGCCTATCTCAAGCGCGCGCCTGAACTGCGCGAGCAGCACCAGACCCAGGCCAGCATTCTTAAGCTGAGGCTGAAAGGGCTTGGCATGCCTCTGATTGATCACGGCAGCCACATTGTGCCGGTGATCGTTGGCAACCCAGTCCACACCAAGAAGTTGAGCGATATGCTGCTGGATGACTATGGTATCTATGTGCAGCCAATCAATTTCCCGACCGTTCCGCGCGGCACCGAACGTCTGCGGTTTACGCCATCTCCGGTGCATGGACCCGACGAAATGAACCGTCTGGTGCAGGCAATGGACGAACTTTGGTCACATTGTGCGCTAAATCGCGCCGAACTTGCTGGATAACCTCACGCTAAAGTGTGCAACGAGTTTGCTGCGTGTTAAGCTTACGCTAACAAAAGAAGCGGACGAATCGTTATAGGGGCGATTCGACGTTTGCGCGTAACACGCGACAGGCAAAGATGGGGCAGCAGGAATGATTGGGCGCAGATCACAGCGCGATTCCGAAGAAGACATGGACGTCAGACCCAAGGGTTTTGATGACTATGAGGTACGGCTTGGCGATGTCATGCGCGGCGAACGTGCAACGATGGGCAAGTCGCTTCTGGATGTGCAGCGTGAACTGCGAATCAAAGCCAACTACATCGCCGCCATCGAAAATGCAGATCCCGATGCCTTTGACACACCCGGCTTCATCGCCGGGTATGTGCGTTCATATGCCCGCTATCTGGGCATGAACCCCGATGAGACTTTTGCGACCTTCTGTCAGGAAAGCGGTTTCGAGGTTGCGCATGGCATGTCAGCCGAGGCGTCGGTGGTCAAAAAAGCGCAAGGTGGTTTGCCCTCACGCGGGCCGATGGGACGTGATCCGTTTGTCTCGCCCAGTACGCCTTATATACCGGGCCGCGAATCCGTAGTCAGCCAGATTGAACCGCGTGCTATTGGATCGACGCTGGTGCTGTTGGCCGTCATTGGCGGCATCGGTTATGGGGGCTGGTCGGTTCTGAACCGCATTCAGCAGGTGCAGGTCAGCCCGGTTGAGCAGGCCCCCGTCGTGCTTACAGACCTTGACCCGCTGGATGCCGCACAGGCCCGGCCCGAGGCAACGGAACTGGCCAGCGCCGAGGTGCCAAGCTCTGAAGCGCTGGATCGTCTGTATCGTCCGCAGGCACTTGATGTGCCGGTGCTGGTGGCGCGGGATGCGCCGATTTCCACCCTTGATCCGCGCAATGTCGGAACGTTCCGCGCGCCCGAACCTCCGCAGATCAAGGTGACCGAAGTTCATACGGTTGAACGCCCGGCCTTGCCTCAAGTGGTTGAAAAGCTGGATACGACGCTGAAGATCGTGGCCGTGAACCCTGCTTGGATGCGTGTCACGGCAGCCGATGGCAGCGTGATTTTCGAAGGAACTCTGGGTACCGTTGAGCAGGGCAGCACGTTTGAAGTGCCGCTCACCGAGGAACCCCCGCAACTGCGAGCAGGAGCCGCGGGGTCGGTCTATTTCTCGATGAATGGCGAACATTTTGGTCCTGTGGGCGCGCCGGGCACGGTGGCCAAAGGTGTTGTTCTGTCAAAGGATGCCGTTGCAGAAACCTTCGCAGTTGCCGATCTTGAGGCCGATCAGAACAGCGCACTCAAGCAACTGGTGGCCGAGTTGCAGACCGAGGCGGCAGAAGCGCCCGCCGAGTGATCTTGGCATTGCTCCCCAAGGGATGGCGAACTATCTAAGGGTCAATTCAGGCTGATCCGGATCGATCCTCATGTCGCTCAATCACGTGCGCCCTTGGCGCAATATCTATCGCCGCAAATCCCGCCAGATCATGGTTGGCAATGTGCCCGTCGGAGGTGACGCACCGATTGCCGTGCAGACCATGACCAACACGCTGACCACCGATGTGGCTGCGACCGTGGCACAGGTGCAGGCGGCAGCAGAGGCGGGGGCGGATATCGTGCGGGTCTCGGTCCCGGATGAGGCCTCGTCAAAAGCGCTGAAAGAGATCGTGCGCGAAAGCCCTGTTCCTATCGTGGCTGATATTCATTTCCACTACCGTCGCGGAATCGAATCCGCCGAGGCCGGTGCGGCCTGTCTACGGATCAATCCGGGCAATATCGGCGATGAAAAACGGGTGAAAGAGGTCATCAAAGCCGCGCGAGACCACAATTGCTCGATCCGGATCGGGGTGAACGCAGGGAGCCTGGAAAAGCACCTGCTTGAGAAATACGGCGAGCCGTGCCCCGAAGCGATGGTCGAGAGCGGGTTGGAGCATATCCGTATTCTCGAAGACAACGACTTTCACAATTTCAAGATCAGTGTGAAGGCCAGCGACGTATTCCTGTCAGCGGCGGCTTATCAGGGCATTGCCGAGGCGACGGATGCGCCCATCCATCTGGGCATCACCGAGGCCGGAGGGCTGGTCAGCGGCACCATCAAATCGGCCATCGGTCTGGGCAATCTGCTGTGGATGGGCATTGGCGACACGATCCGCGTCAGCCTGTCTGCTGATCCGGTGGAAGAGGT
The Ruegeria sp. SCSIO 43209 genome window above contains:
- the lpdA gene encoding dihydrolipoyl dehydrogenase — protein: MAAQSYDLIVIGAGPGGYVAAIRAAQLGLKTAVVEREHLGGICLNWGCIPTKALLRSSEVFHLMERAKDFGLKADKVGYDLDAVVNRSRGVAAQLSGGIGHLLKKNKVAVVMGEASIPAKGKVSVKTDKGTEDLTAKNIVLATGARARELPGLEADGDLVWTYKHALQPPRMPKKLLVIGSGAIGIEFASFYNTLGADTTVVEVMDRVLPVEDAEISAFAKKAFTKQGMTIMEKAMVKQLDRAKGKVTAHIEVKGKVEKHDFDTVISAVGIVGNVENLGLEALGVKIDRTHVVTDEYCRTGVDGLYAIGDIAGAPWLAHKASHEGVMVAELIAGKHAHPVKPESIAGCTYCQPQVASVGYSEAKAKELGYDIKVGRFPFIGNGKAIALGEPEGLIKTVFDAKTGELLGAHMIGAEVTELIQGYVVGRQLETTEEDLMNTVFPHPTLSEMMHESVLDAYGRVIHM
- a CDS encoding dipeptidase: MSLDAVLSRIDTDLTTSIDRLMEFLRIPSISTDPAFKDQVDQAADWLVADLKSIGIAAEKRETPGHPMVVGHVGEDSGGPHVLFYGHYDVQPVDPLELWTRDPFDPALEDTPHGQVIRGRGASDDKGQLMTFVEACRAWKAVHGTLPCRITFFFEGEEESGSPSLVPFLKANKSELQADLALVCDTSMVSRGVPSIASQLRGMLKDEFTIIGPRIDLHSGHYGGPGLNPLRELSCIVASFYDEETGRVAVEGFYEGVHEVPAEQLRQWENCGFDEAEYLNSVGYTEPHGETGYSTLEQQWARPTLEVNGLWGGYNGAGSKTVIPSEAHCKITCRLVGDMDPDALRKRIRKHVEERLSTDAKVVWDSDLEGSPASVMNLSRPEFEAARRALSDEWNREAVFTGMGGSIPVVGYFNTVLGLDSMLVGYANDDDAIHSPNEKYDVKSFHKGIRSWARILEAINK
- the hemA gene encoding 5-aminolevulinate synthase, whose protein sequence is MDYTAQLDTAIARLHDEGRYRTFIDIERRNGHFPHAVRTCPDGSQQNITVWCGNDYLGMGQNPVVLEAMHEAVEAAGAGSGGTRNISGTTVYHKRLEAELADLHGKEAALLFTSAYIANDATLSTLPKLFPGLIIYSDALNHASMIEGVRRNGGAKRIFRHNDVAHLRELLEADDPAAPKLIAFESVYSMDGDFGPIEEICDLADEFGALTYIDEVHAVGMYGPRGGGVTERDRLAHRIDIINGTLAKAYGVMGGYIAASAKMCDAIRSYAPGFIFTTSLPPAVAAGAAASVAYLKRAPELREQHQTQASILKLRLKGLGMPLIDHGSHIVPVIVGNPVHTKKLSDMLLDDYGIYVQPINFPTVPRGTERLRFTPSPVHGPDEMNRLVQAMDELWSHCALNRAELAG
- a CDS encoding helix-turn-helix domain-containing protein, which gives rise to MIGRRSQRDSEEDMDVRPKGFDDYEVRLGDVMRGERATMGKSLLDVQRELRIKANYIAAIENADPDAFDTPGFIAGYVRSYARYLGMNPDETFATFCQESGFEVAHGMSAEASVVKKAQGGLPSRGPMGRDPFVSPSTPYIPGRESVVSQIEPRAIGSTLVLLAVIGGIGYGGWSVLNRIQQVQVSPVEQAPVVLTDLDPLDAAQARPEATELASAEVPSSEALDRLYRPQALDVPVLVARDAPISTLDPRNVGTFRAPEPPQIKVTEVHTVERPALPQVVEKLDTTLKIVAVNPAWMRVTAADGSVIFEGTLGTVEQGSTFEVPLTEEPPQLRAGAAGSVYFSMNGEHFGPVGAPGTVAKGVVLSKDAVAETFAVADLEADQNSALKQLVAELQTEAAEAPAE
- the ispG gene encoding flavodoxin-dependent (E)-4-hydroxy-3-methylbut-2-enyl-diphosphate synthase; translation: MSLNHVRPWRNIYRRKSRQIMVGNVPVGGDAPIAVQTMTNTLTTDVAATVAQVQAAAEAGADIVRVSVPDEASSKALKEIVRESPVPIVADIHFHYRRGIESAEAGAACLRINPGNIGDEKRVKEVIKAARDHNCSIRIGVNAGSLEKHLLEKYGEPCPEAMVESGLEHIRILEDNDFHNFKISVKASDVFLSAAAYQGIAEATDAPIHLGITEAGGLVSGTIKSAIGLGNLLWMGIGDTIRVSLSADPVEEVKVGYEILKSLGLRHRGVNIISCPSCARQGFDVIKTVEALEHRLEHIKTPMSLSIIGCVVNGPGEALMTDVGFTGGGAGSGMVYLAGKASHKMSNDQMIDHIVEEVEKKAAELDAAAEAAE